CACGAACCGTCGCCCTGCGGCCGCGCAAGCGCACCTCGAGCTCGTGCCAACCGGGCTCGAGCTCTCCGCGCGGGTGATAACTCAATACGTATCGGGTCTTGAGTTGCGCCAAAATGGACGCGAAGATCTCCGGCAGGCGTGACGAATCCACCTCGAAAAAAATGCCACCCGACATCTGAGCCAGCTCTTCGAAGAAGTCGGTCGTCAAAGCGAAACGCGGTGGCGTCTGTTTCGTGGCAACCACGAAAACCGTCGCTTCACTCCGCTTCGCAGCATCGTACACCTGGTCCTTCGATAGCCAGCTGAATCGATCTTCACCGTCGGTAAACAGAACGATGAACGGGCGTTCGACCTCCTCCGCTATTTTGAAGGCAGCGAACAGGCCATCGTTCAAAGATGTCGAGCCGAATCCCGCCGTTCGATCGATCTCGTCATTCAAGCGGGCGAAGGATCCATCGAACGCCCTCGTCACCTGGATTACGGAAGAGAAGGTAATCAACGCCCCTCCATCTCCAGTTTCCAGCCCATTCAACATCGTGGTCGCTGCCCTTTTGAGATACTCGAGTTTCCGACCGCTGACGCTGTGGCTTACGTCGAGCGCGAGCAAGGCATTCACCGGTACGGTCTTCGCCTCGACGCGATCGACTATCTGGAGCACTCCGTTATCGTGAACCTCGAAATCGTCGGCGGTGAGGCCGAGCACGGCGTTCTTCCCGTGGCCGACGAAGACGTCCACCTGAACCGCGGTGACGTCCACTCGAAAGGCTTGCGGCCAGGCCCATGGCGCCATCGTCAGCGCGGCAAGAAGGCCTGCGCGTATCATGGAAGGGCCTCCTCCCGCAGCCCGACGACGATGTCCGAGAATGCGTCCATCCTCAAGAAGTACTGCCAAAGGCCGCCAGACGGATCGTTGGGCCGGATTTTCACGCTCAGACCAAGTTGGAGAGCTTCACGGCTTTCCGCCCGTTGCCCTGACGCCTCGAGCACTTCGCTCAAGGCGAGATAGCCGACCTGCCATTCCGACAAATCGCGCACGGCGTTCCGATAGTGAGACACCGAAGCGGCAAGATTCTCGCTCTCGCGATATAGCCTCCCCAGGAAGAGCTCGGCC
This genomic interval from Vicinamibacteria bacterium contains the following:
- a CDS encoding VWA domain-containing protein, which produces MIRAGLLAALTMAPWAWPQAFRVDVTAVQVDVFVGHGKNAVLGLTADDFEVHDNGVLQIVDRVEAKTVPVNALLALDVSHSVSGRKLEYLKRAATTMLNGLETGDGGALITFSSVIQVTRAFDGSFARLNDEIDRTAGFGSTSLNDGLFAAFKIAEEVERPFIVLFTDGEDRFSWLSKDQVYDAAKRSEATVFVVATKQTPPRFALTTDFFEELAQMSGGIFFEVDSSRLPEIFASILAQLKTRYVLSYHPRGELEPGWHELEVRLRGRRATVRARRGYYRDTRRR